Genomic window (Vibrio coralliirubri):
CACTCATCCCTTTACCAAGCAGTGATGGCGTATTTGGCATCACACGAACAAGGTTCAGTTGGCAGTTTAACATCTCATTGAGTCGATTCGCATTAATACCCGCGGCAATTGAGATAACCAGTTTGTTGCTGAAGTCGATATCTTGTAAGGGTTTACATACATCAGCCATCATTTGTGGCTTCACGGATAACACAACAACGTCTGCTTGCTCTGCTGCTGCAATATTATCGCTGGTGGTATTGATGCCGTATTCTTGTTCTAACGGCAGCCTTCTGGTCTCTGAAGGTGCTGTCGCAGTAATCTTTTGCGCTGGGTAACCACTCGCAACTAAGCCCGCTACAATTGAGCGAACCATGTTTCCCGCCCCGATAAAGGCGATGTTCTTATGTTCCATATATAAAATCCTGAGCGTGTCGCTGCGCGGATAAGGCGAAGCGGTATCAATACTTGTACTTGTCGTTACTTACTACGGCTATTTCGCGTAATCACGAGCGCCGAAAATAGCCGTTCCAATACGAACCATTGTGCTACCAGCCTCAACTGCTGCACCCATATCACCACTCATCCCCATCGAAAGGGTATCAATGTCTGAATACTTCGCGGCTAGCTTGTCTTTAAGCTCTGCCAGTTGAGAGAATGCATTAAGCTGAGATTGATAGTCAGATACGTTTGCAGGAATCGACATCAATCCTCTTAAGGTGAGGTTGGGGAGCGATGAAATCAACTCCGCCAGTGCAAAAACTGTCTCTTCTGAGGTTCCAGATTTGGACTCTTCACCACTGGTGTTTACCTGAATCAACACTTGCAAAGGTGGAAGTTCGCTTGGTCGTTGGTCATTAAGCCTTTGCGCGATCTTATCGCGATCGACTGAATGCACCCATTGGAAGCTTTCTGCGATTGGGCGGGTTTTATTGGATTGAATTGGACCAATAAAATGCCACTCTAAATTTAGGTTAGAATGTTGTTCTGAAAAGTGTTTTACTTTATCTACACCTTCTTGAACATAGTTTTCACCAAAGGCAACTTGGCCTCCGAGTGCGGCTTCTAGAATCGCATCAATAGGTTTAGTTTTGCTGACGGCTAAAAGTTGCACGGACTCTGGAGCTCGTCCGCACTTTTGCTCAGCACTACGAATCTGTGAGGTGATTTGTTCGATATTTTGTTGAATACTACTCATAGCTGACTTTACTTAAGGGAAAATAAATGGATATCACTGAGTTACTAGATTTTAGTGTAAAGCATAACGCGTCAGATCTACATCTTTCTGCGGGTGTATCTCCAATGGTACGTATAGATGGTGAAGTAAGGAAGCTTGGAATCCCAGCTTTGAGTCATGCTGATGTTCATCGTTTGGTTTTTGAGATCATGAGCGATTCACAGCGCGGCGAGTTTGAAGAAAAATTGGAAGTCGACTTCTCTTTTGAATTACCCAATGTTGGTCGCTTCCGTGTTAATGCGTTTAACCAAGCTCGTGGCTGCTCTGCTGTCTTTCGAACTATTCCTGTCGAAATCCCGACTTTAGATCAGTTAGGTGCACCTGAGATCTTCGAAAGGATTGCTAACTACGAAAAAGGCTTAGTGCTCGTTACTGGTCCAACTGGCTCAGGTAAATCAACAACTCTTGCGGCTATGGTTGATTACGTAAATCGCAACCACAATAAGCATATTCTGACGATTGAAGACCCGATTGAGTTCGTTCACACCAACAATAAATGCCTAGTCAACCAGCGTGAAGTTCACCGTGATACTCATAGCTTTAAAGCGGCGTTGCGCAGTGCGTTACGTGAAGATCCAGACGTGATTCTGGTTGGTGAGCTTCGTGACCAAGAGACGATCAGTTTAGCGCTAACCGCAGCAGAGACCGGTCATTTAGTGTTTGGTACTTTGCATACTAGTTCTGCGGCTAAAACGATCGACCGTATTATCGATGTGTTCCCTGGTAGCGATAAAGATATGGTTCGTTCGATGTTGTCTGAATCACTGCGCTCGGTGATAGCCCAGAAGCTGCTAAAGCGTGTTGGTGGTGGTCGTGTGGCGTGTCATGAAATCATGATGGCAACACCTGCGATCAGAAACTTGATTCGTGAAGATAAGGTTGCGCAGATGTACTCGATCATTCAAACGGGCGCAGCGCATGGTATGCAGACCATGGAGCAAAACGCGAAACAACTGATGGCGCAGGGCATGGTTGATTCGGAAGAGGTCGAGAAAAAGATCGAAATTGAAACCTCAATGTTTTAACCAAGGTGAACAAAATGGAATTGAATCAAATTCTTGAGGGGATGCTTTCACAAAAGGCGTCGGATCTTTATATCACGGTCGATGCGCCAATCCTGTTTCGTGTGGATGGTGAATTACGCCCCCAAGGAGAGAAGCTGAATGCGGCTCAGGTTGCTCAATTACTTGATGCGATGATGGAACAAGATCGACGTGATGAATATCAGCAAACGCGTGAGGCTAATTTTGCAATCGTGCGAGACTTTGGTCGTTTTCGTGTCAGTGCATTCTTTCAGCGAGAGCTACCTGGAGCGGTCATTCGACGAATCGAGACTAATATTCCAACCTTTGAGCAACTAAAGCTTCCTGATGTACTACAGGACCTATCAATTGCTAAGCGCGGACTTGTGCTGGTGGTTGGTGCGACTGGCTCTGGTAAATCGACCTCAATGGCTGCAATGACAGGCTATCGCAACACCAATCGCTCGGGACATATCTTGACGGTTGAAGACCCTATTGAATTTGTGCACGAACATAAAAAGTGCATCGTGACGCAACGTGAGGTCGGGCTCGACACCGAGAGCTATGAAGTCGCGCTTAAGAACTCGCTACGCCAAGCTCCAGATATGATTTTGATTGGTGAAATTCGTAGTCGTGAAACCATGGAATACGCGATGACTTTTGCTGAAACGGGTCACTTGTGTATGGCAACCTTGCACGCCAATAACGCTAACCAAGCGCTAGAGCGTATTCTTCATTTGGTGCCGAAAGAACAGAAAGAGCAGTTCCTGTTCGATCTGTCGATGAACCTGCGCGGTGTTGTCGCTCAGCAGCTCATTCGCGATAAGAATGGCAGCGGGCGTCATGGTGTATTCGAGATTCTGCTGAATAGCCCTCGTGTGTCTGACTTGATACGTCGTGGTGAACTACACGAACTGAAAGCGACCATGGCTAAATCGAAAGAGATAGGTATGCAGACTTTTGACCAAGCTTTGTATGATTTAGTGATAGCAGGCAAGATCAGCGAAGAGGACGCGTTCCACAGTGCCGATTCTGCTAATGACTTGCGTTTAATGCTCAAAACTAGA
Coding sequences:
- a CDS encoding YggS family pyridoxal phosphate-dependent enzyme — its product is MSSIQQNIEQITSQIRSAEQKCGRAPESVQLLAVSKTKPIDAILEAALGGQVAFGENYVQEGVDKVKHFSEQHSNLNLEWHFIGPIQSNKTRPIAESFQWVHSVDRDKIAQRLNDQRPSELPPLQVLIQVNTSGEESKSGTSEETVFALAELISSLPNLTLRGLMSIPANVSDYQSQLNAFSQLAELKDKLAAKYSDIDTLSMGMSGDMGAAVEAGSTMVRIGTAIFGARDYAK
- a CDS encoding PilT/PilU family type 4a pilus ATPase; amino-acid sequence: MELNQILEGMLSQKASDLYITVDAPILFRVDGELRPQGEKLNAAQVAQLLDAMMEQDRRDEYQQTREANFAIVRDFGRFRVSAFFQRELPGAVIRRIETNIPTFEQLKLPDVLQDLSIAKRGLVLVVGATGSGKSTSMAAMTGYRNTNRSGHILTVEDPIEFVHEHKKCIVTQREVGLDTESYEVALKNSLRQAPDMILIGEIRSRETMEYAMTFAETGHLCMATLHANNANQALERILHLVPKEQKEQFLFDLSMNLRGVVAQQLIRDKNGSGRHGVFEILLNSPRVSDLIRRGELHELKATMAKSKEIGMQTFDQALYDLVIAGKISEEDAFHSADSANDLRLMLKTRRGDDDYGTGALAGVKIDMG
- a CDS encoding type IV pilus twitching motility protein PilT; the protein is MDITELLDFSVKHNASDLHLSAGVSPMVRIDGEVRKLGIPALSHADVHRLVFEIMSDSQRGEFEEKLEVDFSFELPNVGRFRVNAFNQARGCSAVFRTIPVEIPTLDQLGAPEIFERIANYEKGLVLVTGPTGSGKSTTLAAMVDYVNRNHNKHILTIEDPIEFVHTNNKCLVNQREVHRDTHSFKAALRSALREDPDVILVGELRDQETISLALTAAETGHLVFGTLHTSSAAKTIDRIIDVFPGSDKDMVRSMLSESLRSVIAQKLLKRVGGGRVACHEIMMATPAIRNLIREDKVAQMYSIIQTGAAHGMQTMEQNAKQLMAQGMVDSEEVEKKIEIETSMF